Below is a window of Pseudomonas monteilii DNA.
CACCGTGGTGGTGAAGCGGCTCATCACGTCCGGACGGTCGAGGTAGTAGGTGATCTTGCGGAAGCCCTCGGCCTCGCACTGGGTGCAGAACATCGTGCCGGACTTGTACAGCCCCTCGAGCGCGGTGTTGGTCTCCGGGTGGATCTTCACGCTGGTGTCGAGCACGAACCGCTCGGCGCTCGGCTGCAGGGTCAGGCTGTCGGCGTCCACCTGGTACTCGCCGGCCTCCAACGAACGGTCGTCCAGCTGCACCGACAGCAGCTCCAGCTGCTGGCCGTCCAGCACCAGCGGCGGCAGCCCGGCCCCGCGCGCCGGGTTGCGGCGCAGGATCAGTTGCGCGTGCACCAGGCTGTGGTCTTCGAACAGCTCGAAAGTCAGGTGCGTCTCGTCGATCAGGTAGTCGGGCGCCTGGTAGTCCTTGAGGTAGATCACGTGCGGTTGTGCGGTAGGCATGCGGCGGTCCTTTTACTGAAGCACGGCGAGCTGGTAGGCCGTGTACTTGCGAATGTTGATCACACCGGTGTCGAAGATCAGGTACTGGCCCTTGATGCCCTTCAGCGTGCCTTCGACCACCGGGTTCTTGTCCAGGTTGAAGCTGACCACCTTGGTCGGGTAGGCCTCGACCGGATAGCGCATCTGCACCACCTCGGCATCGGGCAGCAGCTGGATGGCCTGCAGGCCGAACCGGTCCTGCAAGGCGCGCAGGCCTTCGCCGCAGGTGTCGAGCAACTGGTCGCGAAGGGCCGGCAGGTCGAGTACTTCGGCCTCGCCCTTGAGCAGCGTGCGCCAGTTGGTGCGGTCCGATACCTGGGTGCGCAGCAGGTCTTCGACCAGGCCCGACTGCTGACGGGTGGCCACGCGCAGGATCGGCAGCGCCTGGCTGGCGCCCTGGTCGAGCCAGCGGGTCGGCAGCTGGGTGGCCCGGGTGATGCCGACCTTGATGCCGGACGAATTGGCCAGGTACACCACATGGTCGGTCATGCAGAACTGCTCGCCCCAGGACGGGTCACGGCAGGTACCGGCGTCGTAGTGGCAGCGCTCCGGCGCCATGATGCAGACATCGCACTGGGCCAGCTGAGTCATGCACGGGTAGCAGTAGCCCTGACTGAAGCTGGTCTTGGTCCGCCGCCCGCAATGGGTACAGTGGATGGCGCCCAGGTATTCGAGGCGCAGGCGCTGGCCGATCAGCGGGTTGACCGCGACCTCGTGATCGCCAAGGCGAAAGTGGTACTGCACGACAGGCGCGTCGAGGCGCGCGGTCATCTTGCTCAACGAGCCACGAGCGAGTTCGATCAATGTACCGAGTCCGACTTGAACAGGATGTTGGGGATGGGCGTGGACTTCGACGAACATTCCTGGACGCCCATGTAGCCGGTGCGCTGGTCCTCGGGCAGGTTCTGCAGTTCCCAGGCGATCACCGCCTGCATCGACAGCTCCTTCTGCTCCTGGGTCAGGCGCCGGCCATCGGACCACTTGCCCAGCTCCACGGCCGTCTTCAGGCTTTCGTAGATTTCCGGGGTGATGTTTTCGATCATTTGCGTGAAGGTGGACATGGCGTCTCCAGAAAGCCTGAGTCAGTGCGACAGTCTACGCCGAGCCAGCGCCCCGCCCAAGAGCCCGGCCAGACAACCGACCAGCAGCCCGCTGACGTGGGCGGCATTGGCGATGGCGCCCATACCCAAGGCACTGATCACCCCGGACAGGCACACCAGCAGCCAGATCAGCATGCTCGCCAAGGTGCCGCGCGGCAGACGGAACGCCTCGTTCGGCGCCAGGCGCTGGAACAGCCAGAGGTAGCCCAGCAGCCCGAACAGCACACCCGACAGGCCACCGAACAGCGTGGGGCCGCTGGCCAGGTGCTGCGTCAGGTTCGACACCAGGCCGAAGCACAGGGTCAGCCCCAGCAGGACCCACGACCCCTGGCGCTGTTCGATGCGCCGGCCCAGCTCCCAGAACCACAGCGCGTTCATCGACAGGTGCAGGAAGCCGAAATGCAGGAAGATCGGCGACACCAGTCGCCACCACTGCCCTTCGCTCAACCCTTGCGCCAGCGAGGTGAACTGCAGGTAGTCGCCCTGCACCTGGAACCCGAGGAAGGTCAGCCAGCGTACCGTCGACAGGTTGTCGCCCAGCCCGGTGACGATGGCCACCACCAGGCTGACGATCAGCACCAGGCTGCACATCCAGGTTCCTCGCGCCTGCTCGGCCAGGCTGCCACGTGCCGGCGGCTGGGGATCGGCCTCGAGGGTCAGCGGCGCCTGCACCTCGGCCTGGCCGTCGGGAAAACGCTGGTACAGGTCACGCACGTCCTCGGCCTGGGCCTGGGGCACCCAGAGCACCTGCTCTTCGCCCTCGAGGCTGACCCGGTGCGGCACCTGCAGGCGCCGTAACAGGTCGATGAACCCCGACAGGTCGACGTCCAGCGGCAGGCGCAAGGCCTGCGCCGCGCTCACCGTGCCCCCTGCGGGCGATCGACATCGACCCAGACGAACTTGCGCGGGTCGATGCTGGTTTCCGCGTCCAGGCGGTAGGCTACCAGCTTGCCGTAGAGCACGGCGCTGTAGTCCAGGCAGGCCAGGTTGGGCCGGATCGCCGCCGGCCGACCACTGCGCCAGTAATGGCCGACGAACAGCAGCGGCTCGTCCAGGCCATAGCGCAGCAGCGCGTTCTTCTGCGTAGGGTCCAGCGGTGTGCGGGCCACCTCGTCGGGCAGCGCGTCGGGCTGGAACACGATGTCGCCATAGGTCTGCGGGTCGTCTTCCCAGAACTTGGTGCGGAAGAAGGCGCGGGTCAGGCCATCGCCCCCGGTCAGCGTCAGGCCGTCCGGCAGGCGCATGTCGGTGCCGCGCAGCAGTCGGTTGCAGACCGTGGCGGCGAAGCTGCCGGGCACCGAGGACGCCTGGATGAAGTGCTCGTCGACCCGCCCTTCGGGGTACTGCGCGCGCAACCGTTCGATCAGCGCGGCATCCCAGCAGGCATGCACCAGACGGAAGCGACCGGCGTCGAGGAACAGGGGCAACTGCTGGAACCACTGGACGAAGGCCTGCCATTCGCCCGGATGCTGGGCGAACTGGCTCAAGGTGTCGTCGATCAGCCGGGCATGGCGCGGCGTGTGCTCGCGCACGAAGGTCTTGCCGCTTCCCGGCAGCGCGGGTGTCATCCAGCCCAGGGCGTTGAACTCATGGTTGCCCATGATGCAGTGCGCCTGTCCGGCCTCGACCATGGCGTGCACCAGGTGCAGGGCTTCGCGGATCCGTGGCCCGCGGTCGACGATGTCGCCCAGGAACAGGGCCTGTCGACGCGGATGCCGCCACACCCCGTTGGTCTTCTGGTAGCCCAGGGTGTCGAGCAGGTGGGCGAGCGTCAGGGCACAACCGTGCACGTCGCCGATGATGTCGAAGCCTCGCGCCGGATCGAGCATCAGTCGCCCCTGCCGCCCAGACGGCTGCCCCAGCCCAGCTTGGTGCGGCACACCTCGTAGTAGTTGTGGTCCAGCGGGTGGATCAGGCGCAGCTTCTGCGACTTCTTGTTGACCGTGATGGTGTCGCCTGGCGCGCAGGTGAAATGGTTCTGGCCGTCACAGGACACCTGCGGGTAGATCTGCATGTCCTTGGCCACCACGATCTTCAGCTCGCTGTTGCCGTCGACCACGATCGGGCGCCCCGACAGGGTGTGGGGGTACATCGGCACGATGACGATGGCGTCGAGCTTGGGGTGCATGATCGGCCCGCCGGCCGACAGCGCATAGGCGGTCGAACCGGTGGGCGTGGCGACGATCAGGCCGTCGGCCTTCTGGCTGCAGACGAACTGGCCGTCGATGTAGATCTCGAACTCGATCATCCGGGTCGACTTGCCGGGGTGCAGGACCACGTCGTTGAGCGCATCGCCCTGGCCGATGGCCTCCCCATGGCGGCGCGCCTCGGCTTGCAGCAGGAAGCGGTTCTCGACCAGGTAGTGGCCGTCGAGCACTTCGGCGACCTTCACTTCCAGTTCGTCCGGACGGATGTCGGTCAGAAAGCCCAGGCTGCCGCGGTTGATCCCCAGCACCGGTGTGTTGTGACGGGCCAGAGCGCGGGCGGCACCCAGCAGGCTGCCGTCGCCGCCGACCACGATCACCAGGTCGCAGACCTCACCGAGCATCTTGCGGCTGGAGGTCTGCAGGCCGTGGCCCGGCAGGACTTCGGCGATGGTGTCTTCGAGGATCACGTGCAGGTGGCGTTCGACCAGGAAGGTCTTCAGCCGGCGGATGGTGTCGAGTACCTGCGAACTGCCAAGGCGCCCGATGATACCGATATTGCGAAACTGCTCCATGGAACTCCTGCAAGACTGTGCGACAGGTGAAAGGGCGTCAGGCGCCGGATGCCTGGAAGTATGGTCGAAAGCGTCGGCCGGCGGCAAACCGGCTATGCTCGCAGCATGACGCCTTTCGCCTCCCTCGCCGCCCTGCCCCTCGCCCTGCGCCAGCCGCTGGTCCGCGACCTGGCCTGGACACTCGTCGCCCCGGCGTTGCTGCGCGAGGCCCCGGCGTTGCTGCGCGAGGCCCCGGGGCCGCAACGCCACCCGCTGACCGGGAGCGACTGGGCGCACGACCCTGACGCCCTGGTCGATTGGCTCAACGCGCTGGACGAGGACAGTCGAGCGCTGCAGGCCTGGCTGGCGCAGTCCCGCAGCCGGCGCCTGGGGGTGTACTACGAAGGGCTCTGGCAGTTCGCGCTTCACCAGGCACCTGGCATCGAAATGCTGGCGGCCAACCTGCCCATCCGCCAGGGTCGGCAGACCTTGGGAGAACTGGACGTGCTGCTGCGCGACCGTGACGGGGTGCACCATCTGGAGCTGGCGATCAAGTTCTACCTGGGCCCGACGACCGGGGACGGTCATGAGGCGCAGCGCTGGCTCGGGCCGGGCTGTCATGATCGGCTCGGCAGCAAGCTCGATCACCTGATCGGGCACCAACTGCCGATGGCGTCCCGGCCTGAGAGCCGCGTGGCGCTGGAGGCACTGGGCATCGGCGCGGTGCGTTCGCACCTGTGGCTTGGCGGTTACCTGTTCTATCCCTGGCCTGGACAGACAAGCCCGCCGACGGGCAGCCATCCGGCGCATCTGAAGGGCCATTGGGTACGCCGGGACGATTTCGCGGCTTACCGTGCCGCGACTGGCGCGGGTGTGTGGCAGGTGCTGCCGCGCGAACGCTGGCTGGCGCCTTTTCGTGTCGAGGCGACGGCGCTGGCGGCGATGCCGCCGTTCGAACCCTGGCTGGAGACGTTACAACCCGATGCCGACGCACGCCTGCTGGTACGCCTGGTGGCGGATGATGCAAGGCACTGGGTCGAGGCCGAGCGCGTGTTTCTG
It encodes the following:
- a CDS encoding rhomboid family intramembrane serine protease, coding for MSAAQALRLPLDVDLSGFIDLLRRLQVPHRVSLEGEEQVLWVPQAQAEDVRDLYQRFPDGQAEVQAPLTLEADPQPPARGSLAEQARGTWMCSLVLIVSLVVAIVTGLGDNLSTVRWLTFLGFQVQGDYLQFTSLAQGLSEGQWWRLVSPIFLHFGFLHLSMNALWFWELGRRIEQRQGSWVLLGLTLCFGLVSNLTQHLASGPTLFGGLSGVLFGLLGYLWLFQRLAPNEAFRLPRGTLASMLIWLLVCLSGVISALGMGAIANAAHVSGLLVGCLAGLLGGALARRRLSH
- a CDS encoding serine/threonine protein phosphatase; its protein translation is MLDPARGFDIIGDVHGCALTLAHLLDTLGYQKTNGVWRHPRRQALFLGDIVDRGPRIREALHLVHAMVEAGQAHCIMGNHEFNALGWMTPALPGSGKTFVREHTPRHARLIDDTLSQFAQHPGEWQAFVQWFQQLPLFLDAGRFRLVHACWDAALIERLRAQYPEGRVDEHFIQASSVPGSFAATVCNRLLRGTDMRLPDGLTLTGGDGLTRAFFRTKFWEDDPQTYGDIVFQPDALPDEVARTPLDPTQKNALLRYGLDEPLLFVGHYWRSGRPAAIRPNLACLDYSAVLYGKLVAYRLDAETSIDPRKFVWVDVDRPQGAR
- the ppnK gene encoding NAD(+) kinase (catalyzes the phosphorylation of NAD to NADP), with amino-acid sequence MEQFRNIGIIGRLGSSQVLDTIRRLKTFLVERHLHVILEDTIAEVLPGHGLQTSSRKMLGEVCDLVIVVGGDGSLLGAARALARHNTPVLGINRGSLGFLTDIRPDELEVKVAEVLDGHYLVENRFLLQAEARRHGEAIGQGDALNDVVLHPGKSTRMIEFEIYIDGQFVCSQKADGLIVATPTGSTAYALSAGGPIMHPKLDAIVIVPMYPHTLSGRPIVVDGNSELKIVVAKDMQIYPQVSCDGQNHFTCAPGDTITVNKKSQKLRLIHPLDHNYYEVCRTKLGWGSRLGGRGD
- a CDS encoding cobalt chelatase, with protein sequence MTPFASLAALPLALRQPLVRDLAWTLVAPALLREAPALLREAPGPQRHPLTGSDWAHDPDALVDWLNALDEDSRALQAWLAQSRSRRLGVYYEGLWQFALHQAPGIEMLAANLPIRQGRQTLGELDVLLRDRDGVHHLELAIKFYLGPTTGDGHEAQRWLGPGCHDRLGSKLDHLIGHQLPMASRPESRVALEALGIGAVRSHLWLGGYLFYPWPGQTSPPTGSHPAHLKGHWVRRDDFAAYRAATGAGVWQVLPRERWLAPFRVEATALAAMPPFEPWLETLQPDADARLLVRLVADDARHWVEAERVFLVAQGWPAPMAEPGVRGVG